Proteins found in one Pseudomonadota bacterium genomic segment:
- a CDS encoding IS1595 family transposase has protein sequence MGFRCPHCDARDEPWVTARNCLRCKGCRGEVSITAGTLFAGTRKSLRAWFLAIWFVTSQKRQRAGAATRAGFRELSNGMDVASQDAARHGIRGEDRLSGAVEVDETFIGAPEEEVHGRETEHKAIVVVAVETRGRAMGRIRLQRIQDASAGQIIPFTQKSISEGASIITDGWRGYAGLKSLGYEHTTRNIKRSGVPAHELLPRVHRVASHLKRWFLGTLQGGVQRRHLDYYLDEFTFRFNRRTSRSRGLLFYRLMQQAATTDSVSYRRLLSGTEAPNHNI, from the coding sequence ATGGGTTTTCGATGCCCGCACTGTGATGCGCGAGATGAACCGTGGGTTACGGCACGCAACTGCCTACGTTGCAAGGGCTGTCGAGGCGAGGTTTCAATCACGGCGGGAACCTTGTTTGCCGGGACACGCAAGTCATTGCGAGCGTGGTTTCTGGCCATTTGGTTTGTGACGAGTCAGAAGCGCCAGCGCGCTGGGGCTGCAACGCGTGCTGGGTTTAGGGAGTTATCAAACGGCATGGACGTGGCTTCACAAGATGCGGCGCGCCATGGTATTCGCGGGGAGGATCGTCTCAGCGGGGCAGTCGAGGTGGATGAGACCTTTATCGGGGCACCGGAAGAAGAGGTTCACGGCCGTGAGACCGAGCATAAAGCCATCGTGGTGGTGGCGGTAGAGACACGCGGACGAGCAATGGGGCGCATTCGGCTACAGCGTATCCAAGACGCTTCAGCGGGGCAGATCATTCCCTTCACCCAAAAGTCAATCAGCGAAGGCGCCTCGATCATTACGGATGGGTGGCGAGGATACGCCGGATTGAAAAGCCTCGGGTATGAGCACACCACCAGAAACATCAAACGTAGCGGTGTTCCTGCCCATGAACTTCTACCCCGGGTCCATCGGGTTGCCTCCCATTTGAAGCGATGGTTTCTCGGAACGCTTCAAGGTGGCGTTCAGCGCCGTCATCTCGACTATTATCTGGACGAATTCACGTTTCGCTTCAATCGTCGTACGTCACGGTCACGCGGATTACTCTTCTACCGCTTAATGCAGCAAGCGGCTACGACGGATTCAGTATCGTATAGACGCCTGTTGAGCGGGACGGAAGCACCCAACCACAATATATAG